In one window of Fodinibius salicampi DNA:
- a CDS encoding methylenetetrahydrofolate reductase: protein MKVVEHYSRAEEPLISFEIIPPKRGGSVKKVFDLLDQVMKYDPPFIDVTYHAAESHYEELSDGTIKRHIKRKRPGTIGLCAAIMHKYGVDPVPHLICEGFTKEETEDALIELNYLGIDNVLAIRGDAAENSVQRLKNGTTNKYAVDLVKQIKDMNEGRYLDDITNAQETNFCVGVAGYPEKHFEAPNLDFDIQMLKNKVDSGGDYIVTQMFFDNEAFFRFVDKCREAGIECPIVPGLKILTRERHLNFLPKYFHLNIPEELSDEVQANPTEARNIGIEWGIQQCTELLEGGVPGIHFYIMGDPTPALNVIDGLPMGHKAVGK, encoded by the coding sequence ATGAAAGTCGTTGAACATTATAGTCGAGCAGAAGAGCCACTAATATCCTTTGAGATTATTCCCCCTAAAAGAGGAGGGTCCGTAAAAAAGGTATTTGACCTGCTTGATCAGGTGATGAAATATGATCCGCCCTTTATTGATGTAACTTACCATGCCGCCGAATCACATTACGAGGAGCTGAGCGATGGAACCATCAAGCGGCATATTAAGAGGAAGCGTCCCGGTACGATTGGGCTATGTGCTGCTATTATGCATAAATATGGAGTGGATCCCGTACCGCATCTGATATGTGAGGGGTTTACAAAGGAGGAAACTGAGGATGCTCTGATTGAGCTGAATTATCTCGGTATTGATAATGTACTGGCCATCCGGGGAGATGCCGCCGAAAATTCTGTGCAGCGGTTAAAGAACGGGACAACCAATAAATATGCGGTTGATTTAGTCAAGCAGATTAAAGACATGAACGAAGGGCGTTATCTGGATGATATCACGAATGCCCAGGAAACAAATTTTTGCGTAGGTGTGGCCGGTTATCCTGAGAAGCATTTTGAGGCTCCGAATCTTGATTTTGATATCCAGATGCTCAAAAACAAAGTGGATTCGGGCGGAGATTATATTGTAACACAGATGTTTTTTGATAACGAAGCCTTTTTTCGGTTTGTGGATAAATGCCGGGAGGCGGGCATTGAGTGCCCCATCGTACCCGGACTGAAAATTCTGACGAGAGAGCGGCATCTTAACTTTTTGCCCAAATATTTCCATCTTAATATTCCTGAGGAACTTTCTGACGAGGTACAGGCTAATCCGACCGAAGCGCGGAATATCGGTATTGAATGGGGAATTCAACAGTGTACCGAATTGTTGGAGGGAGGGGTGCCCGGTATCCATTTCTATATTATGGGAGATCCTACACCTGCCCTTAATGTTATTGACGGCTTGCCAATGGGACATAAGGCAGTCGGGAAATAG
- a CDS encoding HAMP domain-containing sensor histidine kinase produces MPSSEEGSVISENSKVTVPFEIVQKGKKQSEGESKEVLDAETYEQQLAETKSHLLLVNEQEVNRLLREKQQAQEERIKAQNIGLIVGGIFIVIILISLYMLYRGKKERDQMNAVLQEERKNLEELNEVKDKLLAIASHDLRSPLSSLRGMLELFKDNKLTEKERRQMLSELEIRLDQNINLLDNLLVWARDQMSGLTINQKSLSARQITDMVMSEHHSAAEYKGVSLVNNVREDLKVKADETLLQLVLRNLISNAVKFTDEGDQIEIEAESTGNEILFMVMDSGIGIPREKQEGIFSINSKSRAGTHNEQGSGLGLGLCKEFITKMGGSISVESEEGEGTTFVFSLPIAHSEPLELKQ; encoded by the coding sequence TTGCCGTCTTCTGAAGAAGGGAGTGTTATTTCAGAAAATAGCAAGGTAACTGTACCATTTGAGATTGTTCAGAAGGGGAAAAAGCAATCTGAGGGAGAGAGCAAAGAAGTGCTGGATGCAGAGACATATGAACAACAGTTGGCCGAAACGAAATCCCATCTTTTACTAGTAAATGAACAAGAGGTTAACCGTCTGCTGCGGGAAAAGCAGCAAGCCCAGGAAGAGCGTATAAAAGCGCAAAATATAGGATTAATCGTTGGTGGAATATTTATAGTTATTATTTTGATCTCGCTTTACATGTTGTATCGGGGGAAGAAAGAACGGGATCAAATGAATGCCGTATTACAGGAAGAACGGAAAAACCTGGAAGAGTTAAATGAAGTGAAGGATAAGTTGCTGGCTATTGCTTCTCACGATTTGCGTTCACCACTTTCCTCTCTCAGGGGAATGCTTGAGCTCTTTAAAGATAATAAGCTTACCGAAAAGGAGCGTCGGCAGATGTTAAGCGAGCTGGAGATTCGACTTGATCAAAACATCAATCTATTAGATAATTTATTGGTATGGGCCCGGGATCAAATGTCGGGACTTACAATAAACCAAAAGTCTCTTTCAGCCCGCCAGATAACGGATATGGTAATGAGTGAGCATCATTCTGCTGCCGAGTATAAGGGGGTGAGCCTTGTAAATAATGTGAGAGAAGACTTGAAAGTAAAAGCGGATGAAACTCTATTGCAACTTGTTCTCAGAAATTTGATTTCAAATGCTGTTAAATTTACCGATGAGGGCGATCAGATAGAGATAGAAGCAGAGAGTACCGGTAACGAAATATTATTCATGGTTATGGATTCAGGTATTGGTATTCCCCGAGAAAAGCAGGAGGGAATATTCAGTATAAACAGTAAATCGCGTGCAGGAACTCATAATGAACAAGGTAGTGGGCTTGGACTTGGACTATGTAAGGAATTTATTACAAAAATGGGTGGATCAATTAGTGTGGAGAGTGAAGAGGGAGAGGGAACGACGTTTGTATTCAGTCTGCCAATAGCTCACTCTGAGCCTTTGGAACTCAAGCAGTAA
- a CDS encoding nucleotide sugar dehydrogenase translates to MLQELLDKIDKKEFTVGIIGLGYVGLPLMWTFHENDMPVIGFDIDKDKINCINEGRPYIKHLGKEMMQKLAKSDRVDATTDFKRLSEADALMMCVPTPLDEHREPDMQYVERTCFTVGENLRKGQLVILESTTYPGTTEELIIPILESKSGLTSGEDFYVAYSPEREDPGNPNFNTSKIPKVVGGHGEDAIKLACALYDTSIVQTVPVSNTKTAEAVKITENVFRAVNIALVNELKVVFQQMGIDVHEVLDAADTKPFGFMKFVPGPGLGGHCIPIDPFYLTWKAREYEQNTRFIELAGEINTSMPQYVVNQTLKALNAHKKPMNGSKVLVIGLAYKPDVDDMRESPTFKIMDLVDKYGAEVSYYDPHIPEVKPTREHDYWTGTKSVNWDEETISGFDAVIISTNHSDIDYQQLAEWSDCIIDSRHEMNGINRKSDIHIWQA, encoded by the coding sequence ATGCTTCAAGAGTTACTAGACAAAATTGACAAGAAAGAATTTACTGTAGGTATTATAGGGCTGGGATATGTAGGGCTACCACTCATGTGGACTTTTCATGAAAATGATATGCCGGTTATCGGTTTCGATATAGATAAAGATAAGATAAACTGTATTAATGAAGGTCGTCCGTATATTAAACATCTCGGCAAAGAGATGATGCAGAAACTGGCAAAAAGTGACCGTGTTGATGCAACGACTGACTTTAAGCGTCTATCAGAAGCTGATGCTCTGATGATGTGTGTGCCCACACCATTGGACGAACATCGCGAGCCCGATATGCAATATGTAGAACGGACCTGCTTTACCGTTGGAGAAAATCTTCGAAAAGGTCAGCTGGTAATCTTGGAATCGACCACCTATCCCGGTACGACCGAGGAACTGATTATTCCGATACTGGAATCCAAATCGGGTCTTACTTCGGGAGAAGATTTCTATGTAGCTTACAGTCCCGAGCGAGAAGATCCCGGAAACCCCAATTTCAATACTTCTAAAATACCCAAGGTGGTAGGAGGACATGGAGAGGATGCAATCAAACTGGCTTGTGCTCTTTATGATACCTCAATTGTGCAGACGGTTCCTGTTTCAAATACCAAGACAGCTGAAGCGGTAAAAATAACTGAAAATGTATTTCGGGCCGTGAACATTGCTTTGGTTAACGAGCTAAAGGTAGTATTTCAACAAATGGGAATTGATGTGCATGAGGTTTTGGATGCGGCCGATACCAAGCCTTTTGGCTTCATGAAATTTGTACCGGGACCGGGTTTGGGCGGACACTGTATTCCTATCGATCCCTTTTATTTGACCTGGAAGGCGCGGGAATACGAACAGAATACCCGTTTTATTGAGCTGGCTGGTGAGATTAATACCTCCATGCCGCAATATGTGGTTAATCAGACCTTAAAAGCGCTAAATGCCCACAAAAAACCGATGAATGGCAGTAAGGTATTGGTTATTGGTTTGGCTTATAAGCCTGATGTAGACGATATGCGTGAATCACCTACCTTCAAGATAATGGACCTGGTGGATAAGTATGGTGCTGAAGTATCCTACTATGATCCCCACATCCCGGAAGTAAAGCCTACGCGAGAGCACGATTACTGGACTGGCACAAAAAGCGTAAATTGGGATGAAGAGACCATTAGTGGGTTCGATGCCGTTATTATTTCCACGAATCATTCGGATATTGATTATCAGCAGCTAGCCGAATGGAGTGACTGTATTATTGACAGCCGCCATGAAATGAATGGTATCAATCGGAAATCGGATATTCATATTTGGCAGGCCTAG
- a CDS encoding CHRD domain-containing protein, with protein sequence MTLRRRSILTFFIAFVLCLSMSVEKSTAQQAHKIILAGYNHSPSVPTSGSGMATVSFENDTLKVKGDFKNLVGAFRGAYIMVGEKGKPGNMLFRLEVEVNEERTGGVIKPKNNAFTLNDAQKPLLKDGELFINITSYEHPSGELRGQIPGMNID encoded by the coding sequence ATGACACTACGAAGAAGAAGTATCCTGACATTCTTTATCGCTTTTGTGCTGTGTCTCTCTATGAGCGTAGAAAAAAGTACTGCACAACAGGCGCATAAAATAATTCTGGCCGGATATAACCACTCACCATCTGTGCCCACATCGGGTTCAGGGATGGCGACAGTTAGCTTTGAGAATGATACCTTAAAGGTGAAAGGTGACTTTAAAAATTTAGTAGGCGCCTTCAGAGGCGCCTACATCATGGTTGGAGAAAAAGGGAAACCCGGAAATATGCTGTTCCGGCTCGAGGTTGAAGTCAATGAGGAACGGACCGGTGGCGTGATAAAACCAAAGAACAATGCCTTTACCCTTAATGACGCACAAAAGCCACTACTCAAAGACGGCGAACTCTTTATCAATATAACCAGCTATGAACACCCCAGCGGTGAGCTGCGGGGACAGATTCCGGGCATGAATATTGACTAA
- a CDS encoding aldo/keto reductase, with product MEYRKIGSSDLTLSAVTFGAWAAGGWMWGGTEQNNAVEAIRTAYDHGVTSIDTAPAYGQGLSEEIVGEAIKDYPRDKVQILTKFGLRWDTTKGAFHFDSKDNDGNDIKIHKYAGKDGIIKECEESLRRLDTDYIDLYQIHWPDPTTPITETMEAVYQLKKDGKIREAGVCNYDVAQMKEAETVIKLASNQVPYSMVRRDIKEEVVPHCIANNKGILAYSPLQRGLLTGKMEPGYSFAEGDTRPNEFYFSDENIRRTNRFLDAIQPLADEKDATLAQLVIKWTIEQPGITIALVGARNPEQAEQNAKAVSIELSDDEISFINEELDQLSLVKE from the coding sequence ATGGAATACAGAAAAATTGGATCTAGCGATTTAACGCTCTCGGCCGTTACTTTTGGCGCATGGGCTGCCGGCGGTTGGATGTGGGGCGGAACCGAACAAAATAATGCGGTGGAAGCCATTCGCACAGCCTATGATCACGGGGTCACTTCTATTGATACCGCTCCGGCCTACGGACAGGGACTAAGCGAAGAAATTGTCGGAGAAGCCATCAAGGACTATCCACGCGATAAGGTTCAGATCCTCACAAAATTTGGCCTGCGCTGGGATACCACAAAAGGAGCCTTCCACTTCGACAGCAAAGACAATGACGGCAACGATATTAAGATTCATAAATACGCCGGAAAGGATGGAATTATTAAGGAATGCGAAGAGAGTCTCCGGCGCCTTGATACCGATTATATAGACCTGTACCAAATTCACTGGCCCGATCCTACTACTCCAATTACTGAAACGATGGAGGCGGTTTATCAATTGAAAAAGGACGGAAAAATCCGCGAAGCTGGGGTTTGCAACTACGATGTGGCTCAAATGAAAGAAGCGGAAACCGTTATTAAGCTAGCATCTAACCAGGTGCCTTACAGTATGGTACGCAGGGATATTAAGGAAGAGGTAGTGCCTCACTGTATCGCAAATAATAAGGGAATTCTGGCCTATAGTCCCCTGCAACGAGGTCTCCTGACAGGCAAGATGGAACCGGGCTATTCATTTGCGGAAGGTGATACCAGGCCCAATGAATTTTATTTTTCTGATGAGAATATCCGGCGAACTAATCGTTTTCTAGATGCTATCCAGCCTCTTGCTGACGAAAAAGATGCGACCCTGGCCCAGCTGGTTATTAAATGGACCATTGAGCAGCCGGGTATCACTATTGCATTGGTAGGCGCACGTAATCCGGAACAGGCTGAACAAAATGCCAAAGCGGTTTCCATCGAATTAAGCGATGATGAAATCAGCTTTATAAATGAGGAACTTGATCAGCTTAGCTTGGTCAAGGAATAG
- a CDS encoding GumC family protein, with the protein MNRNDFTNNNGGMSSGNPGSSDQNRNKRDEVERRIDLKKIFAAFKQHKKLILGSIFLCMVGALVYSYQVTPVYEGIGSIMIQETSQDRSAENGELANLLNKTYAVGANSTLENELQFLRSRQISLNMASEILDRQRMENGEIYPILWKNYPEDSTVVSQDTLVNRIQKKINFSQKATEANLVQVTFESPSRLEAKDMVDLAMETYTNTSTNINRKTANSAVEFLEEERNRLENKLKESEQRLRSFMNQSNVVEVDAQTQELITSLSQLETERQTVKADLVAVNSAIEEYKKRLDNIKPGLSEQYSEVSGPRLERYQYQLAELQTRKTLYLSKNPGLKNDENPPEEFKKLNREIEYMKEEIKKLTGELTSEKDQYLGMLSNSDGGVTQDVSEINQRLVELQAEKNQYEAKAEVLDERLQEERQFFGNLPDNMMDLARLRRDHEINEQMYRTVSDQYNEMMLWQKTQFGVGRVVDEAYVPQEPVKPNRKLYLLVSFFIGGIFSIGYLTIRNSFGDKITSIEELRARDYPVLGIIPVLQKATKKKVSSSKINVVDREISSDLISVHDPISPGAEAFRRMNYNIIYAQSDDDSGKTILITSSTKGEGKTTTVSNLAVLLAEAKKKVIVVDTDLGKPSMHNMFGIDRSPGVVDVIRGDVKLENAIQSPSYLSDNVDILPSGSQTTNPAAINQNPKFEYLLENLGMHYDYVLIDTAPYGIVTDAAPIMKLVDGIVVVTRFRKTEEVELDHTLDYLHKIRANILGFAITAFDPSKSTDYYNRSSYYQSTYNDYYSHTKDMSY; encoded by the coding sequence ATGAATCGCAATGACTTTACCAATAACAATGGAGGCATGTCTTCAGGGAATCCGGGAAGTAGTGATCAAAACCGTAATAAACGGGATGAGGTAGAAAGAAGGATTGATCTAAAGAAAATATTTGCTGCTTTTAAGCAGCACAAAAAACTAATTCTTGGTTCTATATTTTTATGTATGGTTGGGGCGTTAGTTTACTCTTACCAGGTTACTCCTGTTTACGAGGGGATCGGTTCAATTATGATTCAGGAAACTTCACAGGATCGGTCTGCTGAGAATGGTGAGCTGGCAAATCTACTTAACAAGACCTATGCCGTTGGTGCTAACAGTACCTTGGAAAATGAGCTTCAATTTCTTCGTTCCCGTCAAATATCCCTGAATATGGCAAGTGAAATATTGGATAGACAACGAATGGAGAATGGAGAAATATATCCAATTTTATGGAAAAACTATCCGGAAGATTCCACCGTTGTCAGTCAGGATACTTTGGTTAACCGTATACAAAAGAAGATAAACTTTAGTCAGAAAGCTACCGAAGCTAATTTAGTTCAGGTTACTTTTGAAAGCCCTTCGCGATTAGAAGCAAAGGACATGGTCGATTTGGCAATGGAGACATATACCAACACTTCTACTAATATAAACCGGAAAACAGCCAATTCGGCCGTAGAATTTTTGGAAGAAGAGCGGAATCGACTGGAAAATAAACTAAAGGAGTCAGAGCAACGTCTCCGCAGTTTTATGAATCAAAGTAATGTAGTAGAGGTCGATGCCCAAACTCAGGAGCTTATTACCAGTTTGAGTCAGCTGGAGACGGAACGACAAACAGTGAAGGCAGACTTAGTGGCCGTAAATTCTGCAATTGAGGAGTACAAGAAACGTTTAGATAATATTAAGCCCGGGCTTTCCGAGCAATATTCTGAGGTTTCAGGTCCACGGTTAGAACGCTATCAGTATCAGCTTGCTGAGTTGCAGACCCGTAAGACATTATATCTTTCAAAAAATCCCGGCTTGAAAAATGACGAGAATCCCCCTGAAGAATTTAAAAAGCTTAATAGGGAGATTGAGTATATGAAAGAGGAAATTAAGAAGTTAACGGGAGAGCTGACCTCTGAAAAAGATCAATATCTTGGTATGCTATCTAATTCCGATGGCGGAGTAACTCAAGATGTTAGTGAGATTAATCAAAGACTGGTAGAATTACAGGCCGAAAAAAATCAGTACGAAGCCAAAGCAGAGGTTTTGGACGAACGGCTACAGGAGGAGCGCCAATTTTTTGGCAATCTTCCTGATAATATGATGGATCTTGCCCGATTGAGAAGGGACCATGAAATCAACGAGCAGATGTATCGAACCGTTTCGGATCAATACAATGAAATGATGCTTTGGCAAAAGACTCAATTTGGTGTGGGACGAGTTGTTGACGAAGCCTATGTCCCCCAAGAACCCGTTAAGCCCAACAGGAAGCTTTATTTGTTGGTAAGTTTTTTCATCGGAGGTATCTTTAGCATTGGATACCTAACCATCCGGAATTCATTCGGTGATAAAATTACCAGTATTGAAGAATTGCGAGCCAGGGATTATCCGGTTTTAGGAATAATTCCCGTATTGCAAAAAGCAACTAAGAAGAAGGTTTCTTCCAGTAAAATAAATGTTGTAGACAGGGAAATTTCTTCTGATCTGATTTCCGTACATGACCCTATTTCACCCGGTGCGGAAGCATTTCGACGAATGAATTATAACATTATATATGCCCAGTCGGATGATGACTCGGGGAAAACCATTTTGATCACAAGCTCGACGAAGGGCGAGGGTAAAACAACAACGGTTAGTAATTTAGCCGTGCTGCTGGCCGAAGCGAAAAAGAAAGTGATTGTCGTTGATACGGATCTTGGTAAGCCCAGTATGCATAATATGTTTGGGATAGATCGTTCGCCCGGCGTTGTGGATGTGATTCGTGGAGATGTGAAACTGGAAAATGCCATTCAATCTCCTTCCTATTTATCTGATAACGTAGATATTTTACCCAGCGGTAGCCAGACAACAAATCCAGCTGCTATCAATCAAAATCCTAAATTTGAATACCTGCTGGAAAACCTCGGGATGCACTACGACTATGTGCTTATTGATACTGCACCCTATGGTATCGTTACAGATGCAGCTCCTATTATGAAGCTGGTAGACGGAATTGTAGTAGTTACAAGATTCAGGAAAACAGAAGAAGTTGAACTGGATCATACCCTGGACTATCTGCATAAAATTCGAGCGAATATACTTGGATTCGCCATTACGGCTTTTGATCCGTCAAAGAGCACGGATTACTATAACAGGTCGAGCTACTATCAATCCACTTATAACGATTATTATTCTCATACTAAAGATATGTCATACTAA
- a CDS encoding flippase, with translation MIDKLKAEAREVLDGKGLKSILVKGASLVFVIRVGGAGLTYFSEIFLARILGAEIYGPYVYALSWAILLAIPAGLGFSTGVMRFIPDYLTNRQTGLFKGIIVQSWAVTLGAGALVAVVASFIVELYGPGFQSLAGLTLLLGFCIIPLRALLSLQQGMAKAENKMALAFTPQVIVLPILIVTSLFLYKAYHGNVSIINTMVLVILCHVLSVGGQFLVYLKNNWQKISNVKARFETPTWLRVSLPLMLVSSFLVVIQRSDLILVGAMIGPEEAGIYNAASRTAALVSFILSAVNAIAAPTIAKLYAEEKHNAMRELAKKIAQYVFWPTLLISLVLIAGSGLILSLFGSEFVEGRTILIILVFGQLANASVGSVGYFMNMTGNQDQSAKVFGISAVINILLNIVGIYLYGAIGAAIATAISMVIWNVWLYALVKKNLNIDSSIFSTFKR, from the coding sequence TTGATTGACAAGCTAAAGGCGGAAGCCAGGGAGGTGCTAGATGGAAAGGGACTAAAGTCAATTTTAGTAAAAGGTGCCAGTCTCGTATTTGTCATTCGGGTAGGAGGTGCGGGTCTGACGTATTTTTCAGAAATTTTTTTAGCCCGCATATTAGGAGCTGAAATATACGGACCTTACGTATATGCACTATCTTGGGCTATCCTCCTGGCTATACCAGCCGGTTTGGGATTTTCCACCGGGGTAATGCGATTTATTCCTGACTATCTTACGAATAGGCAAACGGGATTATTTAAAGGTATAATTGTCCAAAGCTGGGCGGTTACACTGGGTGCGGGTGCTTTGGTAGCGGTGGTAGCCTCGTTTATTGTAGAACTCTATGGCCCTGGTTTCCAAAGTTTAGCCGGATTAACCTTGCTGTTAGGATTTTGCATTATTCCTTTACGTGCCCTGCTAAGTTTACAGCAGGGTATGGCGAAAGCTGAAAACAAAATGGCTCTCGCTTTTACACCACAAGTCATCGTTCTGCCGATACTAATAGTTACAAGCCTTTTTTTGTATAAGGCCTATCATGGTAATGTAAGTATTATCAATACTATGGTGCTGGTAATCTTATGCCATGTACTTTCGGTCGGCGGGCAGTTTTTGGTCTATCTCAAGAATAACTGGCAGAAGATTAGCAATGTAAAGGCTCGGTTTGAAACCCCTACCTGGCTAAGGGTATCACTACCGTTAATGCTTGTATCCAGTTTTTTAGTGGTGATACAGCGCAGCGATCTTATCTTAGTCGGGGCTATGATAGGTCCGGAAGAAGCGGGGATATATAATGCTGCTTCCCGAACGGCTGCCTTGGTAAGTTTTATCTTGTCAGCGGTTAATGCTATTGCCGCTCCCACTATTGCTAAACTTTATGCGGAAGAAAAGCATAATGCCATGAGGGAGTTAGCGAAAAAAATTGCTCAATATGTTTTTTGGCCAACTCTTTTAATCAGTCTCGTGCTGATTGCAGGTTCAGGTTTAATACTTTCCCTTTTTGGTAGTGAATTTGTAGAGGGAAGAACCATTTTGATCATTTTGGTTTTTGGTCAACTGGCAAATGCCAGTGTAGGATCCGTAGGATATTTTATGAATATGACCGGGAATCAAGACCAAAGTGCCAAAGTGTTTGGCATTAGCGCTGTCATAAATATTCTGCTTAATATCGTTGGGATTTACTTGTATGGAGCTATTGGGGCCGCTATAGCAACGGCTATCTCCATGGTCATTTGGAATGTATGGCTATATGCATTGGTCAAGAAAAATCTGAATATAGATTCGTCTATTTTTTCAACCTTTAAAAGATAA
- a CDS encoding sulfotransferase: MKFGVREINGVLKEIISNSVDYFKTKYRRQKAIDNMQNFDDLPERVMGKTKGLFVLSTGRCGTDFVTHLLKQSDTLHVEHEAIPRLATASRYLYDNDLVNHKGGKAAFLAARYHLIQDAYMFEKRYVETNNRLTFFAPSVRDLMPEAKFVHIVRHPGAFVRSGMRRGYYTSDYIADYGKIRPIEKDVAFDKWDTYSRIEKVSWLWNRTNQMIEDFKESCPQRVMTVKSEELFKQPDAVVTEILNFVNEPQPRQLKTDLGPKNKQRSGNFPRYEHWKGEDKAKLQAIAGELAKKYDYKV, translated from the coding sequence ATGAAATTTGGAGTTCGAGAGATAAACGGCGTTTTAAAGGAAATCATTTCAAACTCTGTTGATTACTTTAAAACAAAATATCGCCGTCAAAAGGCGATCGATAATATGCAGAATTTTGATGATCTGCCCGAGCGGGTTATGGGAAAGACAAAAGGCTTGTTCGTGTTGTCCACTGGTCGTTGCGGGACAGACTTTGTTACCCATTTACTGAAACAGTCCGATACCCTGCATGTTGAACACGAGGCTATACCCAGATTAGCGACTGCCTCAAGATATCTTTACGACAATGATCTGGTAAACCATAAAGGAGGGAAAGCTGCTTTCCTGGCGGCGCGATACCATCTTATTCAGGATGCCTACATGTTCGAAAAAAGATATGTGGAAACAAACAACCGATTGACATTTTTTGCCCCGTCCGTCCGAGATCTTATGCCCGAAGCAAAGTTTGTTCACATAGTCAGACATCCCGGTGCATTTGTCCGCAGCGGCATGCGCAGAGGATACTATACTAGTGATTATATAGCTGATTATGGGAAAATACGTCCTATTGAAAAGGATGTAGCCTTTGATAAATGGGATACCTATTCAAGGATTGAAAAGGTATCCTGGTTATGGAATCGGACAAATCAGATGATTGAGGACTTTAAAGAGAGTTGTCCACAAAGGGTCATGACAGTAAAATCAGAAGAATTGTTTAAGCAGCCGGATGCAGTGGTTACAGAGATCCTAAACTTTGTTAATGAACCACAGCCAAGACAACTGAAAACGGACTTGGGGCCTAAGAATAAACAGCGTAGTGGCAATTTTCCGCGGTATGAGCATTGGAAAGGTGAGGATAAGGCAAAGTTGCAAGCGATAGCAGGAGAGCTCGCCAAAAAATATGATTATAAGGTATGA
- a CDS encoding O-antigen ligase family protein: MNKVGGYIISFLSFELLLVLFLNAGRYKADPRFAWVPVDLTALFLVLSVAAGVYILIYKDLFFVLDSLKLNFIYFIFVGYVLLSFFWTPGEIYASEKAMYIATLVYWPLLATSIIVSSRTERLKRFIILVVFFSFWIAVETFIAYQQSGGRMVTALGGNYLGIGRVLGPAVLIILGYILYYSRSTILKIAGLGIIGFLLYLLFVVGGRGPLLATLIPISIPLLASIKFESASVIWIKRSFTFLAAVVVLSIASMVYLMNQEDAPATLRRLELLLESNDGMGGSAQARFSYYVTTLELWIKQPLIGYGVGSWPVLVEGTDARGYPHNIILETLFEFGIAGMLIMTTLFVYALRNLGSWKVIQSNPYRLIILMVFANALLNAFVSGDIPDNRFLFATLGLMMLPKTKEDQVEE; encoded by the coding sequence ATGAATAAAGTTGGCGGCTATATCATAAGCTTTTTAAGCTTTGAATTACTACTGGTGCTTTTTTTGAATGCCGGGCGGTATAAAGCGGATCCGAGGTTTGCCTGGGTGCCGGTAGATTTGACCGCTCTCTTCCTTGTATTAAGTGTAGCCGCAGGTGTTTATATCTTAATCTATAAAGATCTCTTCTTTGTACTCGATTCTCTAAAATTAAATTTTATCTATTTTATATTTGTCGGGTACGTTTTGTTAAGTTTCTTCTGGACACCGGGAGAAATATATGCCAGTGAAAAAGCCATGTATATAGCAACGCTGGTGTATTGGCCCCTGCTGGCAACTAGCATCATTGTTTCCTCCCGTACCGAACGGTTGAAGCGCTTTATAATCCTGGTGGTCTTCTTTTCATTTTGGATTGCAGTGGAAACTTTTATTGCCTATCAACAATCAGGGGGACGGATGGTCACCGCTCTCGGTGGAAATTATTTGGGAATCGGACGAGTACTGGGACCTGCCGTACTGATTATATTAGGATATATCCTGTATTATTCCAGATCTACAATATTGAAAATAGCAGGGTTGGGCATAATCGGTTTTTTACTCTATTTACTTTTTGTCGTAGGGGGACGCGGACCCTTACTGGCAACACTCATTCCTATTTCGATACCTCTTCTGGCCAGTATCAAATTTGAATCGGCTTCGGTAATATGGATCAAAAGGTCGTTTACATTTCTAGCTGCGGTTGTCGTTTTGTCGATCGCCAGCATGGTGTACCTTATGAACCAAGAGGACGCACCAGCGACTCTACGTCGATTAGAACTCTTATTGGAAAGTAATGATGGGATGGGCGGATCAGCCCAAGCCCGCTTTTCTTATTATGTTACCACCCTCGAACTATGGATAAAACAGCCGTTAATTGGGTATGGAGTGGGAAGCTGGCCGGTTTTAGTTGAAGGTACTGATGCACGCGGCTATCCTCATAATATTATTCTGGAGACGCTATTCGAATTTGGTATCGCCGGGATGTTGATTATGACAACCTTATTTGTCTATGCCCTTCGCAATTTGGGATCCTGGAAAGTCATACAATCGAATCCATATCGGTTAATTATTCTGATGGTCTTTGCAAACGCACTGCTTAACGCATTTGTAAGTGGGGATATACCGGATAATCGATTTTTATTTGCCACCTTGGGTCTAATGATGTTGCCGAAAACTAAGGAAGATCAAGTGGAAGAATAG